A genomic region of Cydia splendana chromosome 17, ilCydSple1.2, whole genome shotgun sequence contains the following coding sequences:
- the LOC134798702 gene encoding tyrosine--tRNA ligase, cytoplasmic: MASWEDKKLLITRNLQEVLGDEKLTEIIKQRDLKIYWGTATTGRPHVAYFVPMSKIADFLKAGCEVTILFADLHAYLDNMKAPWDLLALRTQYYEAAIKAMLTSIGVPLDKLKFVRGTEYQLNKEYTLDVYRMSSVITEHDAKKAGAEVVKQVDHPLLSGLLYPGLQALDEEYLKVDAQFGGVDQRKIFTLAEKYLPQLGYAKRVHLMNPMVPGLTGGKMSASEEDSKIDLLDDPANVKKKLKKAFCEPGNITENGVLSFTKYVVFPLMKPGETFKISRAAEYGGDVEYTNFEDLEVAFAKQDIHPGDLKASVEQAINRLLAPVQKIFKEPKLQELTKKAYPPPSKVKSKGNAESDEVSPSRLDIRVGRIVEVSKHPDADALYVEKIDVGEGEPRTIVSGLVNFVPIEEMQNREVVVLCNLKPAKMRGVESKGMVLCASVDEPKQVEPLLPPEGSKPGDRIVVEGYETGEPDEVLNPKKKVWEKLQVDLKTNASLLATWQGNKLISKLNGNPTTTKCMKNAPIK, translated from the coding sequence ATGGCATCTTGGGAAGACAAGAAACTTCTCATCACGAGAAATTTGCAGGAAGTACTAGGAGATGAAAAACTTACAGAAATTATAAAGCAAAGGGATTTAAAGATCTACTGGGGCACTGCTACCACAGGTAGACCTCATGTTGCTTACTTTGTGCCGATGTCTAAGATAGCAGACTTTCTGAAGGCAGGTTGTGAAGTAACTATTCTTTTTGCTGACCTGCATGCATACTTAGACAACATGAAAGCTCCCTGGGACCTACTAGCCCTCCGCACACAGTACTATGAGGCAGCAATCAAAGCTATGCTAACTTCTATTGGTGTGCCATTAGATAAGTTAAAGTTTGTTAGGGGCACTGAATATCAGCTGAATAAGGAATACACACTCGATGTGTACCGTATGTCATCTGTCATTACTGAGCATGATGCAAAAAAAGCTGGTGCTGAAGTGGTCAAGCAAGTAGACCACCCCTTGTTAAGTGGTCTCTTGTACCCGGGACTCCAAGCATTGGACGAAGAATACTTAAAGGTAGATGCTCAGTTCGGTGGAGTTGATCAGAGAAAAATATTTACTCTGGCGGAGAAATATCTTCCTCAACTTGGATATGCAAAGAGGGTTCATCTTATGAACCCCATGGTGCCTGGTTTAACAGGGGGAAAAATGTCTGCATCTGAAGAGGATAGCAAGATTGATCTCTTGGACGATCCTGCAAATGTAAAGAAAAAGCTTAAAAAGGCCTTCTGTGAACCTGGCAATATTACAGAGAATGGAGTACTTTCCTTTACCAAGTACGTAGTCTTCCCACTGATGAAACCAGGTGAgacttttaaaataagtagAGCAGCGGAATATGGTGGTGATGTAGAATACACTAATTTTGAGGATCTTGAAGTAGCATTTGCCAAGCAGGACATTCATCCAGGTGATCTGAAAGCTTCTGTTGAACAAGCTATTAATAGGCTTCTGGCCCcagttcaaaaaatatttaaggagCCCAAGCTACAAGAGCTTACAAAGAAAGCCTACCCACCTCCATCAAAAGTAAAAAGCAAAGGTAATGCTGAAAGTGATGAAGTTTCACCATCGAGGCTTGATATTAGAGTTGGCCGTATTGTTGAAGTGTCTAAACATCCTGATGCTGATGCCCTATATGTTGAAAAGATTGATGTAGGTGAGGGAGAACCAAGAACCATTGTATCTGGCCTGGTTAATTTTGTGCCTATTGAGGAGATGCAAAATAGGGAAGTTGTTGTTTTATGCAACTTGAAGCCTGCCAAAATGAGGGGCGTGGAAAGTAAAGGTATGGTGCTTTGTGCTTCTGTTGATGAGCCAAAGCAAGTGGAGCCGTTGTTGCCTCCGGAAGGCAGTAAACCGGGTGACAGGATTGTTGTGGAAGGCTATGAAACTGGTGAACCAGATGAGGTACTGAACCCCAAGAAAAAGGTCTGGGAAAAGTTACAAGTTGATCTTAAGACAAATGCTAGCCTCTTAGCCACTTGGCAGGGGAATAAACTTATAAGTAAACTTAATGGCAATCCAACAactacaaaatgtatgaaaaatgcTCCAATTAAGTAA